AGGCTCTCTAGGAGACATTTATCCGTTTCTCTTGCGCTTCTGCACTTGCTAGAATGGGGTTTCATATTAGCTTTCAACCTGGATACCAATAACATTCTGAGGAAAGACGGAGAAGCAGGCAGTTTATTTGGATTCTCTCTTGCCATGCATCGGCAACTTAATCCCGACAAAAGAATGTAAGTATTTGTTTTGCATTGTGTTGGTTCAGTAGCATGCTGAAAGACTAATTGTCTGGCTAGACTTGCATCCGTTAGTTTGACTTCCCTTCTCATTCTGTAGCGGGTTCACCAACACTTGACGCGCGGTAGCAGGTTCATTCACCAAATTCCAGGAGCGGGATTAATTTGTTGAAGTGGATAAAGACTTTTGCGCACTTTCCACTCTGCGATGAGATTTAAGCTATATAGGCTATAACTTCATCAGTAGCCTATTGAGACAATATTCTGTATAGGCAATGACAATATAACAATGCCAACATTTGAATGTGAATTGTCTGGAAGTTAATATGCTGCACTACATTGTGATAtgctcaaatatttttttaattcaagCACGATGTCAATGCATTTCACCTAATAACCCCcataataaatgtaatgtatacatGGCCATGCTTGCGGTAGAGGGACATCGGCAACTCGTGATTCTCTGTAGCGGCACAATGACGGATTGATATTCACTAGTGCGTGGGTGCCAGCCATTGTGCTGGGAATGCCCTTTGACAGGAAACTTGCTATAAGCTAACAATGCCGACACTGAGGTAACGAGCGTTGTCTTTCGGGACATCATGCATGTTAATTGAATTTGTTTGAAAAGAAAGTGATTCAATCCCCCCTGCGAGGGGTTAGACAGCGGGGCACCGTATCCTATATGGACTGGAAAGAAAGCGAACTTTCTAACAGTCACACGAAGTCAGTAAACAAAGGAGATACTGTCATGCAAATGGAGAAGGAAAGCTATTTTTAAATTAAGTTATTGGACAGTTTCGAGTACGCTCTTCACTGTATGAGTGAACTCATGCTGTGTCCAGAGGCCACGCGGATGCAGTGGTCATGGACTTCAGGGCTCCAACTCCCATCATCAAAACTGGTGTCTGGCTACCAATTTACTACAATGAATCACAGTGAAGGAGTGTGACATGAGCAGAGGTGAATCActgatttagagagagagagggagagagagagagacagacacagagacagagagagagggagatagagacagagagagagggagagagagagagggagagagaggggagggagagaaagagagggagagaggttaggGCAGTGATCCAGATTGAACACAGGCAGGCGTCTCACTCTCACCCACCTGTCACACAGAGCGAGCACAGCAATAAGGTGGTTCAAATTCTAAACAGTCAAGGACTTGCAATGTAGAACAAATAAAATCGCTAAAGTACTGTATGTGAAACAGTAACCTCTCACATCTTTACCGTGGAATGTTCAACATGCATAAACACTCCACATGGCAATGAAAAATCGGTAGTAATGGATAAGTTGTGGAGGAATCGGGGCCTCACAGGTGTGTTTCAGCCACCTGAGAGTGAgaacgggggggcgggggggggggggggggcaggaggagggggggctgcgtGTCGAAGCCTGTCAGATCCACAGCGCTTACCAGGGCGGGGGGAGTCCCAACAGGCTAGCTCTTAGGCTAATTGCTAGGCGACCACGGGGCGCTTGCGGCGCCAACCATGTGGAGGCCAAACTGCTGCCCATGAGCTAATAACAATCTAGATTTGGATTCCTTAGATCTCCCTAGATTACTCTTCTCCAGGAATTTTATCTGGATGTTTGCGGCCTCCATCCCTTGTTCTGCTCCCGCATGTAATGGGTCATGAATTTAGTCACTTTCCGTGTACTGTATTGAATAGTAATAGGCTATATGGCATGTTTATAGTTCAGCTGAAATGAGTTATTGAGAACCAGGTGACGCCACGGGGGCTGGAGTAGAACTTTGAAAGCTAGCAGACTGCATGATGTTTGAGGGGTAAACAGGAGCGTGGAATGTCTCAGGGCAATGGCACTGGGCTGCCTTGCAGTGAAGCTGAAAGACGTAAAGATTCACTGCAGTGGCAAAAaggagggggttaggggggagACACACATAGAGAAAGAGtgaatgatatatatatatatatatatagagagagagatacagagacagagaaaaagagagagaaaaagaggaagagagaatgacagaggaagggggagagacttATTTACTAAAAGTGAGACTGTGATTGTGTTCCTAACATCCGCccacctgcctcacacacaaacaaagaaatAACCTATTGAATAACttattattttgaagtaattgaCACCATTGCAGCAGGAAAACACCGTTGTTCCACCTGGCTAGGATCTCCCAGGGATCCCGTCATGTGACCCTGCTAAAACCAGTGGACCAAGTGGAGGTTCAGTTAAACACAGATAGTTAATGTGCAGCCCTGACTAACATGAAACTGGTCAGCAGTTTAACAGGAAGTCGTAGGGTGATGCGCAAGAACCCAAATATCAACGTGTCAACCCACAATTATGCAATTTCCCAAAGTGCATATCATGGTCATTTAGcactcttttatccaaagctacaGAAAGGGAATTCGAACCTGCAACCCCTGGTGACTGAtggcagtcaaatgctctgcaCTAAGATACCTTTCACCATTTACCTGttcgtccatccatccatctgtctacTGATCTATCTACTTCATCAGTTGATAAGGGACAGTGAGGGCTCCCTTGTTCTGGAGCTCCTGTACGTGACATAACTCAGATACGTCTGATCTAATGAGCATCCCTGCTGATCACAGTTGCAGGAAGTGGTGCTCTATTGTGGGTCGATTTTTCCTCCTTTTTAAAGCACAACCTTCATGACTTGTCTTATACCTTCCGTGTTGCCACGGCTACAGATAGACCTTGTGGTTCGTGTAGCCACGGCTACAGGTAGACCTTGTGGTTCGTGTTGCCACGGCTACAGGTAGACCCTGTGGTTGAAACGTGTGACAGTGCCTCAGGGCTTTTCTGCGTTTCTGCCTGTGGAAAAGAAATAATCACCAAATCTAGGTTGTTGAGAGACTTTTATCTAATGAGAATGAGGTGAACAATCGCTGTGTAACTGTATCCTTCAGGCTCCCTGATGGCTGCATTGAGAGAACAACCTCGTTCTGAGCGAGAGCTGTTGCTACTATGTGGCACACagaccctccttccttccttctattCATATGGATTCCTGTGGAGCGGAGGGGTTAAGCAGAGATTCACCTTTTCCATTCGCCATATTTAATGCACCCTCTCGAAAACAATGAATTAGATACTTCCTCTGTGAATAGCTCTGGGGGAGGGGTCGATGATGCGGTCAGGATATATTCCCTCTGAAACCAGAGAGAAAAAGCCCATCTGACCAACCACACCAGGCCATCTGTGCACATGTAACATGATAGAATCTGGAATCCAGAATCAACATGCTTTTCGTTCTCCCATCACCCCCAACACGGTCTCTCTCTTAACAGGCGATACCAGCTAGGCTATACGTCTCACATCTCACAAGCCTGGCTGTCGACTCGCGCTCCAGTAGCCCTGGAGCAGGATCTAACGTCCACGCGCGGCTGCTTCCCGCGTTGGCGCTGCCTGCTGTGTACGTAGCCAGCCTCCGTCAGACGCCAAGTGGTGTGAGAGGACACACGGACACCGTTGGAAcagctgcaggggggggggggggggctgtttggGCTCTGAGTGCACAGCTGGGAGGGAATcacagcatttacatttagtcatttagcagacgctcttatccagagcgacttacagtaagtacagggacattcccctgaggcaagtagggtgaagtgccttacccaaggacacaacgtcattttgcccaGCCGGGAATTgagccggcaaccttctgattactagcccaattccctaaccaatCAGCCATGGGAACAAAGACCCATGGGGTCGTGCCCATCACTCCACTTGGACACTGTTCATTTACAGATCAACTCTTATCAACGACAGACAAACTGCCGTACAGTGAGCCCTGGTTCTTGTAATCGGAAACCCCGATTCTCAGAAGGAGCTTGGAAATGCGAGCCGTGCCCGGTTTTGATTGTTCGGTCGTTTCACGACTGGCCGAGTCGACCTGGAGGGGAGAAGTCAGAGggtatttttcctttcctcgtgATTGAACATCTTGTTTCTGTGTCCCCCCCAGAACTTGGACGCAAAGCCCAGAGTGTTGCGTGTAAATGTCGATGTTACCCTTCAGCTACTTGCCAAATTCTACAACCATCACCGAGACACCACGCTGTGAAGTCGGGAGATACCGGCCCCCTTTATCTCTGTGTTACAAGCTCTGCACATATGTGCTGTTTCCCTTTGCAAGTCCTCCCTTGTGCTTCTGAGGTGCTGGCATTCACAAGTGCAAAGCACAAACGAGCGGAAGTGGAATGAACCAAAGTCCGTCGTACTTTTAGTTGTGCTCGAATTGGGGCTCGACTAATGTGCTGTGAAATTGAAGTGAAAATCTTTGTATTGACTCTGCTGGTGTTTGCATGTCAGTGGATGTTGATTGAGAGGAGGAGACTTAAGCAGAGCAGGGAAGCTGCCCTCTGCCTGCAGACCTCCTCTACGGAGCCCTCGCCTGGTAAATGAAAGGCCGGGACACTAACCAAGCAGTCGATAGCTGGTTTTACAGAGCAGACCACAGAGGGATCATgcagggcagaggaagagggggacgaGGACCCTTCCTGTTTGAGGAAATGTTGTTTACTTTAGCACCGAACGGTCCTTGTGTTACATACAATGTGTGAGGCAAATGCAAATGGCAGCATGCTACTGTCTCTGGTCTACTGTCTCTGGTCTACTGTCTCTGGTCTACTGTCTCTGGTCTACTGTCTCTGGTCTACTGTCTCTGGTCTACTGTCTCTGGTTAAAGAGCACAAACCACACTACTACTCAGGATTTCCTTAAAGGGGCTAAGACTCTCACTGGCAAGGGGAAATTGAGGTTTAGGACCCTATGGCTGTTGTAGTGTTGTTTTACAGCAATATTTCTTCTCTTACTGTGGTTGTCCATTGGTGAGCTGCCTGTTTGTTGGCCTGCTTATACTAAAGACTATACTATAGACTATAGACTAGCGCAAGTCGTTTTTCTTTCATTTACTCAAGTGCCACTAAGCACGTCCAACTCGTAAAAGCCTTTCCAGTATATCACTCGGAATGCTTCATCGAAGTATCAGTCATAGGCAACATGAAATATGGTTGCATACATTaaaccagagtgtgtgtgaacatcaGTCAGCTCTGGAAGACGTCCATGCAGCTCTTGTTAGGGCCCTTCAtcgggatgaggggggggtttGAATACGTTGTGGCTAGTGAGATAATGTTGTACGGGACAATCCCATTATTGAGCGCGCGCCAAATGAGCCTGTCCGCTCCTgtgctcccccagacagagcacAGTGGTCCACTGTCCCGCCGTAGAGACGAGCCATCGCATCAGCTCCACAGCCGGCTCGTcacaatcgcctggctttggaGGGCTTCTCTGGGGCCGCCAGATGAAAGACCAAACACAGTCTGTAATTACAGGAAGTCTTCCAAAGCCCTGCAAACTGTCTGCCCCTCCTCTGCTGTGCTTCTGTGCGCTGGGTGCTCTTTCACGGCTCACTGTCCTGCGTGCAGTGAGATAGCGTGTGAAGGCCGCAGTGTGCACTAGAGGAAGTGTCTTTGTGGCTGATATGTTCTGGCTAGGAGCATATGGCATCAATACATATCGTTATGCTTTCCTCTCTCGGGGATCTTAGCATGATGCGTCCTTTAAATCTTCATATAAGTATGAATTATTGAGTATGACAGCTGCAGTGTTGAATATCCAGGCATATCAAACATCTGCTGATGTCACTCGTGTTTTAAAAGACGTTTTGTAAGCGATCTACCCTGCCACACTACATCGAGCTCTGTCTACGAGATCTGGCATTCCAACGCATGTGTTTTGTTTCTAGATTATTGATTGGTGCTCCCAGAGCTAAAGGTCTAGCCTACCAGAAGTCTAACAGAACAGGAGGCCTGTACAGCTGTGACATCACCGACCAATCCGATGACTGCGAGCGCATCGACTTCGACAACGAAGGTGAGACGTGCAATTCAACCTTTTTATGCAAAAATGTTGGTTTAGTGGTCACAGCGCGGCGTGTGACAGCAGGGTGACCTGTGCCGTGTGTCTGCGTCCCCACAGAGGACAGTCTGACGGAGAACAAGGAGGACCAGTGGATGGGAGTGACTGTCCAGAGCCAGGGACCAGGGGGGAAGGTGGTGGTGAGTCACAGGGGTCACAGGGGTCACAGGGGTCACAATAGTGCATTCACATTTTGTAACTTTTCATTCGTTTACCCGACGCTTTTTCCCAAAGCGACGCGGTACAAGtagtgctctggataagagcctaaaacggactaaatgtaaatagggCCTTTGTGAAGTACAGCAGAAACTTAAGGATCACCAGTGTATAGTCCTGACAGTATCTTATTGGTCAGCAGTGTATAGTCCTGACAGTATCTTATTGGTCAGCAGTGTATAGTCCTGACAGTATCTTAGTGGTCAGCAGTGTATAGTCCTGACAGTATCTTATTGGTCAGCAGGGTATAGTCCTGACAGTATCTTATTGGTCAGCAGTGTATAGTCCTGACAGTATCTTATTGGTCAGCAGTGTATAGTCCTGACAGTATCTTAGTGGTCAGCAGTGTATAGTCCTGACAGTATCTTAGTGGTCAGCAGTGTATAGTCCTGACAGTATCTTATTGGTCAGCAGGGTATAGTCCTGACAGTATCTTAGTGGTCAGCAGTGTATAGTCCTGACAGTATCTTAGTGGTCAGCAGTGTATAGTCCTGACAGTATCTTATTGGTCAGCAGGGTATAGTCCTGACAGTATCTTATTGGTCAgcgtcaaggaacggtctgtatttccTAGCCACATCACAGTAGTCTCAGTAGTGACCTGCCATTTCCTGGACTAAGTATGTGGGATTCCTCATATATGTATTGTGTATTTTGTCGAGCAGTGTAACTCTCCTGGAAGGGTGAACAtgaccgtgcccccccccccctcccccctccctcttgtcATTGCAGACGTGCGCCCATCGCTACCAGAGACGTCTGTTCGTCAACACCCCCCAGGAGTCCCGTGACATCACGGGCCGCTGCTATGTCCTGAGCCAGGACCTCACGATCGACACCTCGTCAGACGAGGACGGAGGGAACTGGAAGTTCTGTGAGGGCCGCGCCCGAGGCCACGAGAGGTTCGGATCCTGCCAGCAGGGCCTGGCGGCCACCTTCACAAGGGACTACCATTACCTGGTGTTCGGAGCCCCAGGGGCCTACAACTGGAAAGGTACGCGCTTGTTCGGACGAAATACTGACTCGCAGGATCTCGTGACAGGATGGACTGAGGACTGAGGAGTCTGCTGTGAGGCCTTGATGAGGCTGGAGGCCACATGCTTAGTTCAACTAAACATATAGTTCTCCTTATGCATCGGCAAAATCCAAAGAATTCTGTTGCTTTCCTGAGGCAAGGAAAATTATAGCAGCAAACTCAGTCAGTTAACTTCATGAAATGCTTATACTTATATAGTTTCTGTTGCCTGTCAAGTGCTGTTTTCATTTCTCATTGCTGTCATATCATGTTTGGTCTTCATGTGTTGGTATAATATGCTGTTTTGTTCGACTCCATGATTATATTTATCAATCTTCTCAAGGACCATTCCATAAACATCTCCCGTacccttcactccctcccccccgaccAGGCATTGTACGCGTAGAGCAAAAAAACAACACTTTATTGGAAATGGGATTTTATGATGACGGCCCCTTCGAAGTTGGAGATGAGAATCTACTCGACCCTGATCTTGTGCCTGTCCCTGCTAACAGCTACTTAGGTGGGTGTTCGAGTGTGGAGCAGTTTACCCCCCCTCTGTGTGAGCTGTGCTTTGTGTATTTAGGTGTCGTGTTCATGACCAGCTTGTCCTCCGCATATCCTGATCAGTTTTTGTATAAGTCGCTCCCGCTGCAGGTCACCACTGAGGGAACCGGCGATGTCACGGCCAATAGTTACTTAGGTTTGTGATCCTACAGGTGCCCGATGAGACTCGAACTTCTCCATTTCCATGGTGGCTAACACTTCCATTTTTGTGAAGATATATATTTTGCATGTCATTGCTTGCCTGAATGCTTGAAATGAAGGGGAGATATTACAGTTTAGAGTGATTGTTACACTGCTACATTGCCTGTACATTTCCTGGAACTGCACCCAAGACTTGCCCCCACTGTTGCACTCGTGTATAAGGTTGAGGGACAATAAAAGGATTTGATTGGACATGTATGGCAATACAACTAAGACATATTTTTGTCTCAGATCCACTTTCAGTTATTCATTGAAGTAAAACCATGTCATACTCAGTATTATACAGCGTGTACAGCACTCTGTTTTACCGGAAAAACGAACTTTCCTGTGCTCTTCCCTGTTTTAGGATTCTCCCTTGACTCTGGTCACAGCATCACTAAGGGGCGTGGCCTGACTGTGGTGGCCGGGGCCCCGAGAGCCAATCACTGTGGGGCTGTGGTCCTACTGAGGAAGGAGAACGAGGCGTCGACGCGGCTGTCCCCGGAGCACATTCTGGAAGGCCCGGGACTGGCGTCCTCGTTCGGATATGATGTCGCTGTGGTCGACCTGAACGGAGATGGGTACGAATGACACTGACCGCAACACTCTCCACCTCACACTGATCTGACCAGCAACGTCAACGTGACCGACGTTTCACGTTTCCATCGTTCCCGTGACCAACTGGTTGTTCCATGTGTGACACCAGGTGGCAGGACATCGTCGTGGGAGCCCCACAGTTCTTCATGAAGGAAGGGGATGTTGGAGGGGCCGTCTACGTGTACATCAACCAGGCCGGACGGTGGAACAATGTCATCCCGGTCCGCCTCAACGGAACCAAAGACTCCATGTTTGGACTGGCCGTGGAAAACATCGGCGACGTCAATCAAGACTCCTATGAAGGTCGGCGACCAAACGAGCACGTGCGGTTGTTCCTGCGTGTCTCTGTTCTCGCTCACTCGGCTCTCACTGCGTTTCTGTGTATCTCTGACATGGTTTTCCTGTCCCAGACATTGCTGTTGGAGCTCCGTATGATGATGCAGGGGCAGGAAAGGTTTACATTTACCATGGTTCTGCTATAGGGATCCACACAAAGCCCTCGCAGGTTGGTTCCCCGCGGCCGGATGAGCACTGCGCATGCGGCTCTGTCATATATCACAGGCTGAGGGAGCGTTTGCTCTGAACTTCTCATGCTCATACACTCTTGTCCTTGTGTCTTTCCGTTTGATCGCAGATCCTCCAGGGGAAACGCCACAGCGTCAGAATGTTTGGATACTCTCTGGCCGGGAACATGGACTTGGATCAGAACTCCTACCCGGACCTGGCTGTGGGGTCTCTCTCTGACACGGCGCTCATTTACAGGTGCAGTAGCTAACGCTAACTTGTCCTACTGTGCATTGCAACTCAGTCATAACCTCACACAGTTACTTCAAAACATCTATTAATAAAAAACATGGTCATCTTAGGTCAAGGCCAGTTATTAGAATCAAGTTGGAGGTGAAAATTACTCCTAAAGAAATCGACCTCACCAAGAAGACATGCGGAAACAACATTTGGTAAGTGGGTGGAGAGATGTAACAATGGTACACATTCAGTATGTAGATACAAAGAACGCTGTGTTGTGACATTGTTCATCTGCTGTCCTTAGCTTGAATGTGGAGGCGTGCTTCACCTACAAATGCAACCCAGCTTCCTACAGCCCCAAACTGAGTGAGTCAAGTACTTCATGCTCTCTCTGTCCCGTCATTGAAATAAATCATATTCCTTTCTTTTTCCAATTGTGTTTTGTTCTGTTATCTGCCATACAGCGATCAGCTACGCCTTTGATGCGGAGGCCGATcggaggaggcaggggctgcTTTCTAGGGTGGTGTTCCTGAACAAGTCCGGTTCAGACCAGGACCACCAGTCCACCGGAACCCTAGACCTCCGTGGACAGAACAAGAGAGCGTGCGTCAAGACCAAAGTCAAACTTCAGGTATCCGATACTCCGATACTTCCGTCATCAGAAATCAGTGGGGAAGTTCAGCTTtgagactttctttctttcgttcCTTCTGTTTGTAGGAGAACATCAGAGATAAGCTGCACGCTATTCCAATTGAGGTGTCTGTGGCCATTCAGGGTGCCAAGCGCCACAAACGACAGGACAATCTGCCCCCTCTGGTGCCTATTCTGGACTCCTCACAGTCCAACAAGGTCCTTTCTGAGGTAACCATGCGACGCTACAACCCAATACATCAATATAAATCACATACATGTCGTGCTCGTGTAGACGTCatgtcttcctgtctgatgAACATAGTTGCACGGTAGACTTATTGATGTGCTGTTGTTGCAGGTCAACTTTTTGAAGGAGGGATGTGGGAAGGATAATATCtgccagagcaacttacagttgCAGTACAGATTCTGCTATAGAGAGACCAACCAAGATGTCTTCCCTCCATtgcctgtgtgagtgtttacAGTACCTACAGTATAACAGGGTACATCAATGACAGAGACCTGCATGGTAGTATAGTCGGGTGATTATGTTTTCAACAAGCGGTTGACTCTTGCGTCTGTGCAGGGAGAATGGCCTGCCGGTGGTCTCTCTGAGCGACCAGAAGGACATCGCTCTGGAGGTGACCGTCCAGAACAGGCACGGGGACGACGCCCACGAGGCCAAGCTGATTGGCCGCTTCCCCAGCGCCCTGTCCTACTCCGGCCTGCGAGCGCAGAAGAGCACGGTGAGAGGGGGGCGGCGGCATCGCGCTCTTCCTTCGTCTCCTTCAGACTCGCCCTAATTCCTCCCGTGAACGTGTTTCGTGATGCTAAAATGGCCGTTCTTCTTTCAGAGGGAAAAGCCGCTGATCTGTTTCGCCAATCAGAACGGCTCCCAAGCCGAGTGCGACCTGGGGAACCCGTTTAAAAGAGATTCGGAGGTACGTGCTTGTATTCCGAAAAGATAGCGTTCTCGAGTCCCCTGTGTCTGTAGGGGTGGATGTTAAAGGAGAAATTATCTGTTCTAGGTTACATTCTACATCATCTTAAGCACTGCGGGAATCTCCCTCAACACCACAGAGATTGAGATTGACCTGCGGCTTCAAACGTGAGTAGCACTGCCCATTTTAGTTCAGACAGACTGGCCAGAATCAAACACCCCAAATCCCCCTGCTATTTGTAGCATCTGATAGCCATCTCTTATTTGTCTTTCAGGACCAGCACACAGGAAAATATGGTGGCAGTAAAAGCCAAAGCAAAAGTGGTGATTGAGCTGTTACTCTCAGTGGCAGGGTAAGTTGTCTATCAACATGTTCATACCTGTTTTGGGCATATGAAGTATATAGCATATATCTGATGTGAAATGATATTTACACATAGCcatcaaatgtaaatgtgaaatgaTTGCTTTGTTCTCACCAGGGTGGCTAAGCCCTCACAAGTGTATTTCGGGGGTAAAGTGAAAGGAGAGAGTGCTAtcaagacagaggaggagataggAAGCTTGATAGACTATGAATTCAGGGTAAATATGATCATCGTTTGTCTGAATTCCTTGTACTGAGTGTTTGTCCGTTTTATATTACTCAATAGCCGCCGTTCCTAACTGCAACCCTTCTCTGCACCTCCAGATCATTAACCTGGGGAAGCCCCTGAGGTCGTTTGGCACGGCGTCGCTGAACATCCAGTGGCCCAAAGAGAACGTGGACGGGAAATGGCTCCTGTACCTGGTGAAGATCAGCAGCAGCGGCCTGGAGGAGATCCGCTGCTCCCCCGAGAGGGAGATCAACTCTGTCAAACACATTCAGGTAGCTGGTCCTTTCACTAGCGCTTCGGCTTGTAAATAATACAATAAGTATTATTTACATTTCTAATAAATGAGCAATGTTACTATTCTTATTAGTGTTGTTTCTTATGATGATGACAATATGATGATGTCATTTCAGGAGTCAAACTCGTCCAGGCAAAAGCGTGATGCTGGGGGACGAAAAACACCTGGGGGCAAAATTTCTTTGTTGACCGACAAAAGGAAACACAAAATATTGGTGAGTTTATCTGTAGGTTGACATTGAATTTCAGTAGCATATAGGATGCCTGTTTCAACAAAACCCTCAACTCTCCTCCCTCAGATGTGTGGCAATGGCTATGATGCCAAATGTGTGGTGATCAAGTGCCCCCTACAGGGCTTGGACACTACTGCAGTGATCGCTTTAAGGTCTCGTCTGTGGAATTCCACATTCATTGAGGTCAGAGGAGACGcttgaacatgcacacacacatgcacagacttctacacacgcacacacacacacacacacacacacacacacacacacacacacacacacacacacacacacacacacacacacacacacacacacctatgtgtgtttgcagtgatcaatcgttttttttttttttacagaattaTGCATACTACAACTACCTCGACATCATAGTGAAAGCGTCCCTCAGCCTGGACGCTCCTGTAAAGAACATGGTACTCAAGAACGCAGAGACGCAGGTAGGAAACGTGTCCACCGCTGTGATGCCCTCCACCTGCAAACCAGGTCGTTCCTAATACAGTGACAGAAACCAGCGAGGGACAGGGAGCATCAGACATTATTGTGCTCCTTCCTGTCAGGTGAGAGTGACCGTGTTCCCAGAGAAGACTGTGGCCCAGTACGGAGGGGTTCCCTGGTGGATCATCGTGGTGGCGGTTCTGGCTGGCATCCTGATGTTGGCAGTGCTAGTGTTCCTGCTCTGGAAGGTAGGTCCACAACATGTGTACCCGTCTGGGGGGGAAAAGCATCTGTAATTACATTTAATACATTATTGATTTATCTACGTTCCCAATCTATAGttagacacaggcacacatttcTCTGCAGGTGGATATCCTAATGTCCACCGGTGTTTCAGATGAACATGATGAAGTGTTAAGGACACTTCTTTACGGTGTTGTGGTCTCTGTTGGAGCGCTGCTCCTAGTtattcacccccaccctgctccccctcagTGTGGCTTCTTCAAGAGAGCCCCGAAAGACCAGTACGATGCTGCGTATCAAAAGGCAGAGATCCACGTGCAGCCCTCTGACAAAGAGAAACTCACTACTGAGGCGTGAGAGCAGCTGTCAGACCTGGGGTAAAGCAGCCATGTCCGCATGGAGTGTGGGATTAACCAAGACTAACTCACCTTTGACCTCAAAGGAAACGCTGACATGGCaaatctgctgctgctgtggccAACACACTGATTTAAAAGGAATGCAAACCGTAATGTACACGTGCTCA
The DNA window shown above is from Osmerus eperlanus chromosome 3, fOsmEpe2.1, whole genome shotgun sequence and carries:
- the itga6a gene encoding integrin alpha-6 isoform X1, with product MRLSRRHLSVSLALLHLLEWGFILAFNLDTNNILRKDGEAGSLFGFSLAMHRQLNPDKRILLIGAPRAKGLAYQKSNRTGGLYSCDITDQSDDCERIDFDNEEDSLTENKEDQWMGVTVQSQGPGGKVVTCAHRYQRRLFVNTPQESRDITGRCYVLSQDLTIDTSSDEDGGNWKFCEGRARGHERFGSCQQGLAATFTRDYHYLVFGAPGAYNWKGIVRVEQKNNTLLEMGFYDDGPFEVGDENLLDPDLVPVPANSYLGFSLDSGHSITKGRGLTVVAGAPRANHCGAVVLLRKENEASTRLSPEHILEGPGLASSFGYDVAVVDLNGDGWQDIVVGAPQFFMKEGDVGGAVYVYINQAGRWNNVIPVRLNGTKDSMFGLAVENIGDVNQDSYEDIAVGAPYDDAGAGKVYIYHGSAIGIHTKPSQILQGKRHSVRMFGYSLAGNMDLDQNSYPDLAVGSLSDTALIYRSRPVIRIKLEVKITPKEIDLTKKTCGNNICLNVEACFTYKCNPASYSPKLTISYAFDAEADRRRQGLLSRVVFLNKSGSDQDHQSTGTLDLRGQNKRACVKTKVKLQENIRDKLHAIPIEVSVAIQGAKRHKRQDNLPPLVPILDSSQSNKVLSEVNFLKEGCGKDNICQSNLQLQYRFCYRETNQDVFPPLPVENGLPVVSLSDQKDIALEVTVQNRHGDDAHEAKLIGRFPSALSYSGLRAQKSTREKPLICFANQNGSQAECDLGNPFKRDSEVTFYIILSTAGISLNTTEIEIDLRLQTTSTQENMVAVKAKAKVVIELLLSVAGVAKPSQVYFGGKVKGESAIKTEEEIGSLIDYEFRIINLGKPLRSFGTASLNIQWPKENVDGKWLLYLVKISSSGLEEIRCSPEREINSVKHIQESNSSRQKRDAGGRKTPGGKISLLTDKRKHKILMCGNGYDAKCVVIKCPLQGLDTTAVIALRSRLWNSTFIENYAYYNYLDIIVKASLSLDAPVKNMVLKNAETQVRVTVFPEKTVAQYGGVPWWIIVVAVLAGILMLAVLVFLLWKCGFFKRAPKDQYDAAYQKAEIHVQPSDKEKLTTEA
- the itga6a gene encoding integrin alpha-6 isoform X2, yielding MRLSRRHLSVSLALLHLLEWGFILAFNLDTNNILRKDGEAGSLFGFSLAMHRQLNPDKRILLIGAPRAKGLAYQKSNRTGGLYSCDITDQSDDCERIDFDNEEDSLTENKEDQWMGVTVQSQGPGGKVVTCAHRYQRRLFVNTPQESRDITGRCYVLSQDLTIDTSSDEDGGNWKFCEGRARGHERFGSCQQGLAATFTRDYHYLVFGAPGAYNWKGIVRVEQKNNTLLEMGFYDDGPFEVGDENLLDPDLVPVPANSYLGFSLDSGHSITKGRGLTVVAGAPRANHCGAVVLLRKENEASTRLSPEHILEGPGLASSFGYDVAVVDLNGDGWQDIVVGAPQFFMKEGDVGGAVYVYINQAGRWNNVIPVRLNGTKDSMFGLAVENIGDVNQDSYEDIAVGAPYDDAGAGKVYIYHGSAIGIHTKPSQILQGKRHSVRMFGYSLAGNMDLDQNSYPDLAVGSLSDTALIYRSRPVIRIKLEVKITPKEIDLTKKTCGNNICLNVEACFTYKCNPASYSPKLTISYAFDAEADRRRQGLLSRVVFLNKSGSDQDHQSTGTLDLRGQNKRACVKTKVKLQENIRDKLHAIPIEVSVAIQGAKRHKRQDNLPPLVPILDSSQSNKVLSEVNFLKEGCGKDNICQSNLQLQYRFCYRETNQDVFPPLPVENGLPVVSLSDQKDIALEVTVQNRHGDDAHEAKLIGRFPSALSYSGLRAQKSTREKPLICFANQNGSQAECDLGNPFKRDSEVTFYIILSTAGISLNTTEIEIDLRLQTTSTQENMVAVKAKAKVVIELLLSVAGVAKPSQVYFGGKVKGESAIKTEEEIGSLIDYEFRIINLGKPLRSFGTASLNIQWPKENVDGKWLLYLVKISSSGLEEIRCSPEREINSVKHIQESNSSRQKRDAGGRKTPGGKISLLTDKRKHKILMCGNGYDAKCVVIKCPLQGLDTTAVIALRSRLWNSTFIENYAYYNYLDIIVKASLSLDAPVKNMVLKNAETQVRVTVFPEKTVAQYGGVPWWIIVVAVLAGILMLAVLVFLLWKCGFFKRSKQGDSVPRYNAVRIRKEARHFKDGKVKLNSFERKPWMTTWSENESYS